The following is a genomic window from Campylobacter concisus.
TTAAAAATGTCGAGCTAAATTTCAAAGAGGGGCTTAGCGTATTTACGGGCGTTAGTGGCGCTGGTAAGTCGGTGCTAATGAGCGCCATAATGGCTGTTTTTGGGCTAAAAGATAGCGAGGCAAGGCTAATAGAAGCTGACGTGGAGCATAAATTTGAGCTTGATGAGTTTGGTATAGAAAACGAAGAGGTCAATATTTTCAAGCTTTTAAAAGATAAAAGCACGAGATATTTTATAAATCAGCAAGCCATCTCAAAGAAAAATTTAGCTCAAGTGGCGCGTGAGCATATCAAATATCTCTCGGCAAAAGAGGCAAACGAGTTTGAAAATGAGAAATTTCTAAATTTGCTTGACAGGCTAGAAATTTCGAAAAATGAGAAATTTAAAGAAACAAAGCAGGAATTTGAAGAGACCTTTTTGGAATTTTCTAAAATTTCAAAAGAGCTAGCCACTATAAAAGAGGAAGAGAAAAAGGTCGAGGAGCTAAAGGAGCTTGCTAGCTTTGAGATCGAGAAGATAAGAAGTGTAGGGCCTAAAAAAGGCGAGTTTGAAGAGCTCATGGAGACTAAAAAAAGGCTTAGTAAAAAGGATAAGATAAATGAAGCGTGGGCTAGGGCTGAGCGGATATTTGAGCTAGAGCACAGCGTAAATGAGGCGCTAAGTATCAGCGATCTTGATAATGGCTTTTTTGAAGATGCAATGAACGAGCTAAGGGTTGCAAGAGATAGCCTAAATATGGAAGAGCTTGATGATATTGACGTTGAGAGCGTGCTTGATAGGATAGAGGCGCTAAATGCTATTATTAGGCGATATGGCAGTGAGGAAGAGGCGCTAGAGGCACTTGATAAAAAGGAAAAAGAGCTTGCCAGATATGAAAATTTAAGCTTTGAAAAGAGCGAGCTTGAGAAGAAATTTGAAATTTTAAGCAAAAAGGCAAATGAGCTTGCCAGCGTTTTAAGCAGGGTAAGGGGCGTAAATTTAAAAGAGCTTGAGAGTATGATAAATTTATATTTAAAAGAGCTTTATATGCCAGATATTACGCTAAAAATAGAAGAAAAAAGACTTGATATTTTAGGACTTGATGAGGTTTGTCTAAATTTAAATGAGACTTCGCTTAAAAATTTAAGTTCAGGCGAGCTAAACCGCCTAAGACTGGCTTTTATAGCCGCATCTAGTGAGATTACAAAAACGGGCGGTGATGTCATCATACTTGATGAAATAGATGCAAATTTAAGCGGAAAAGAGGCTATGAGTATCGCAAATGTTTTGCTTAAGCTTGCAAATTTTTATCAAATTTTTGCCATTTCACATCAGCCACAGCTTAGCTCAAAGGCAAATTCACACTTTTTAGTAGAGCGTCATGGAGAAAACTCGGTCGTAAGAGAGCTTGATAAAGAGGAGCGTGTAAATGAGCTTGCGCGTATGATAAGTGGCGAGCACATAAGCGAAGAAGCGATAAATTTTGCGAAAGGGCTTTTAAAGTAGCTTAATTTAAATTATTAATTTAAGCTTTATAAATAAATTTATTTGATAAAATCGTCACTAATTTGATAAAAATTTTTGTAGGAATAATATGGAAAGAATCCTTGTAGTTGATGATAATAAGGCGTTAGCAAAGCTGATTGTTATGCAAATGGAAAAGAGCATTGATGATATGACAATTGATGTTGCATATAGTTTTGCCGAGGCTAAGACGCTAATTAGCGAGCATGATAAAGATTATTTTATGACTATTTTGGATTTAAATTTGCCAGATGCTCCAAATGGCGAGATCGTTGATTATGCACTTTCCAAAGGACTTTCAGCTATTGTTTTAACAGGTAGCATTGATGATGAAACAAGGCAAAATTTTATAAATAAAGATATTGTTGATTATGTTTATAAAGGAAATATGGACGATATCAACTATATCTTTCAAATGATAAATAGACTGAGCAAAAATAGACAATACAAGGTTTTGGTTGTTGAAGACTCGCTCCCTTTTAGAAATATGATAAAAAAGATATTAACTAGCCTTCAGTTTAAAGTTTTGGCTGCGGCTCATGGCGAAGAGGCAATGAGTTATTTTGCAGATAATCCTGATATAAATCTTGTAATAACTGATTATAGAATGCCGGTAAAAGATGGCCTTGAAGTTTTAAAAGAGGTTAGAAAAGAAAAAGATAAAAATAGTCTTGGCGTAATCGTTATGACATCTCCTAGCGAAAAGACTGATGCGTCAATATTCTTAAAAAATGGTGCGAGCGACTTTATAGCAAAACCATTTTCAAAAGAAGAGCTAATATGTCGTGTTAATAATACGATTGAAGCGATGGAAAATATAAATAAGATAGCAAATTTTGCAAATCGTGACTTCTTGACCGGGGTTTATAATAGAAGATTTTTTTATTCCGACGTGGAAGAGTATGTCCAGGCAGCTGAAGAGACCAATGAGCCTTATGCTTTTGCAATGATTGATATTGATTATTTTAAGAAGATAAATGATACATATGGCCATGATGGCGGAGATAGGATACTAAAATCAATCGCAAAAATTTTAAATGACAATACAAAAGGAAGTGATATCGTTGCTAGATTTGGTGGCGAAGAGTTTTGTGTTGTACTTAAAAAGATAAGCCAAGAAGAAGCTGTCAAATTTTTTGTAAATTTACGAGCCAAAGTGGCTGAAAATGAAGTAACTATAAAAAAGGAAAAAGTAAAAGTTACTATATCAATAGGTGTATCTTTTGGCAATGGGCATTGCGAGATAGACGATATGCTTGAGGCTTGCGATTCAGCACTTTACATCGCAAAAGAAAATGGTAGAAATAGAGTAGAAATAGCTTTATGATTATAGATACGCATTGTCATTTAGATAGTAAAGTTTATGATCCTGACCTTGATAAAATTTTAGATGAAGCTAGAAATTTAGGGCTAAAAGGCTTTATTATCCCGGGAGCTGATATCAATGATTTACCAAAAGCGGCTAAAATAGCGCATGAAAATTCTGACATTTTCTTTGCCGCTGGAGTTCATCCATATGATAAAGAGAGTTTTAGTATTGAAATTTTAAGAAATTTTGCCAAAGATGAAAAGTGTGTGGCAATGGGTGAATGCGGTCTGGACTACTTTCGCTTACCAAAAGATGAAAGTGAAAAGATAAAAGAAAAAGAGGATCAAAAACGTATTTTTTTAGCTCAACTTGATTTGGCTGTTGAGTTAAAAAAACCCGTTATTCTTCACATTAGGGAGGCTAATGAGGACTCTTTTAATATCTTAAAAGAGTATGCACCAAAGCTTGAAGCTGGAGCGATTTTGCACTGTTATAATGCTTCGCCACTTCTTTTAGAGCTTTGTAAATTTGGGAATTTTTACTTTGGCATAGGCGGTGTTTTAACATTTAAAAATGCTAAAAATTTAGTCGAAATTTTGCCAAAAATCCCATTTGATAGGATAGTTATTGAAACTGACGCTCCTTATCTCACGCCAGAACCAAATCGTGGCAAGAGAAATGAGCCGGCGTTTACGACATTTGTTGCTAAAAAGATAGCTGAAATTTTAAACCTTGAGTTTGAAGTTGTTTGTGAAAAAACTTCAAATAATGCCAAAAGGTTGTTTAAGTGCTTTGCTTAAATTTTGAGCGTTGCACTTGTTTAAGATGCTAGCATCTTAAGTTTTGACACGAAAAAGGATAGAAATGAAAGCAATGCTTAAAATATTTTTAATGTTTGCATGTAGTACCTTGCTACTGGCAAATACACCTGAAAAAAGCTCATACGACACTCAGGTAAAAATTTTAAAAGAGCTAGATATTGATGCTAGCTTTATGAAGACTTCTCACTATGCAAAGATGAGGCAAGGTATCAAACAATCACAACTTGAAACATTTACAGATGCTCTAAAAAATGGTTATATGTATATACCGATGGTAAAAGAGCAGATCAAAAAATCAGGCGTACCTGAGTCATTCTTTTATCTAGCTATGATAGAATCAGGCTTTTCAAATCACACAGTCTCAAACGCAAAAGCTACTGGCATGTGGCAGTTTATGGAGCAAACGGCTAGACTGCATGGACTAAAGGTAGGACAGTATGTCGATGAGAGAAAAGATCCAGTAGAGTCTACTATTGCAGCAACAAATTATCTAA
Proteins encoded in this region:
- a CDS encoding diguanylate cyclase; amino-acid sequence: MERILVVDDNKALAKLIVMQMEKSIDDMTIDVAYSFAEAKTLISEHDKDYFMTILDLNLPDAPNGEIVDYALSKGLSAIVLTGSIDDETRQNFINKDIVDYVYKGNMDDINYIFQMINRLSKNRQYKVLVVEDSLPFRNMIKKILTSLQFKVLAAAHGEEAMSYFADNPDINLVITDYRMPVKDGLEVLKEVRKEKDKNSLGVIVMTSPSEKTDASIFLKNGASDFIAKPFSKEELICRVNNTIEAMENINKIANFANRDFLTGVYNRRFFYSDVEEYVQAAEETNEPYAFAMIDIDYFKKINDTYGHDGGDRILKSIAKILNDNTKGSDIVARFGGEEFCVVLKKISQEEAVKFFVNLRAKVAENEVTIKKEKVKVTISIGVSFGNGHCEIDDMLEACDSALYIAKENGRNRVEIAL
- a CDS encoding TatD family hydrolase, whose amino-acid sequence is MIIDTHCHLDSKVYDPDLDKILDEARNLGLKGFIIPGADINDLPKAAKIAHENSDIFFAAGVHPYDKESFSIEILRNFAKDEKCVAMGECGLDYFRLPKDESEKIKEKEDQKRIFLAQLDLAVELKKPVILHIREANEDSFNILKEYAPKLEAGAILHCYNASPLLLELCKFGNFYFGIGGVLTFKNAKNLVEILPKIPFDRIVIETDAPYLTPEPNRGKRNEPAFTTFVAKKIAEILNLEFEVVCEKTSNNAKRLFKCFA
- a CDS encoding AAA family ATPase → MIDRILIKDYLNFKNVELNFKEGLSVFTGVSGAGKSVLMSAIMAVFGLKDSEARLIEADVEHKFELDEFGIENEEVNIFKLLKDKSTRYFINQQAISKKNLAQVAREHIKYLSAKEANEFENEKFLNLLDRLEISKNEKFKETKQEFEETFLEFSKISKELATIKEEEKKVEELKELASFEIEKIRSVGPKKGEFEELMETKKRLSKKDKINEAWARAERIFELEHSVNEALSISDLDNGFFEDAMNELRVARDSLNMEELDDIDVESVLDRIEALNAIIRRYGSEEEALEALDKKEKELARYENLSFEKSELEKKFEILSKKANELASVLSRVRGVNLKELESMINLYLKELYMPDITLKIEEKRLDILGLDEVCLNLNETSLKNLSSGELNRLRLAFIAASSEITKTGGDVIILDEIDANLSGKEAMSIANVLLKLANFYQIFAISHQPQLSSKANSHFLVERHGENSVVRELDKEERVNELARMISGEHISEEAINFAKGLLK